A part of Brassica rapa cultivar Chiifu-401-42 chromosome A05, CAAS_Brap_v3.01, whole genome shotgun sequence genomic DNA contains:
- the LOC103867663 gene encoding uncharacterized protein C24B11.05 — protein MAFSPINCLIFDLDDTLYPLKTGIAPAVKKNIDDFLMEKFGFSESKASSLRVELFKSYGSTLAGLRALGHDVHPDEYHSVVHGRLPYGSIQPNSKLRNLLNKIKQKKIIFTNSDRNHAMKVLERLGLEDCFEEIICFETMNPNLFGATTRPDEHPVVLKPSLTAMDVCIRAANVDPRRAVFLDDNVHNITAGKSVGLRTVLVGRSEKTKDADYAVETVTEIATAVPDIWATATAGCDDGGERISRSKSELEGMASITAVGA, from the exons ATGGCTTTCTCTCCGATCAACTGCCTCATTTTCG ATTTGGATGACACATTATACCCTCTGAAAACGGGAATAGCTCCAGCCGTCAAGAAAAACATCGACG ATTTTCTAATGGAGAAATTTGGATTTTCTGAAAGTAAAGCTTCAAGTCTAAGAGTTGAACTCTTCAAGAGTTATGGAAGTACTCTCGCTGGTCTCAGG GCATTAGGTCACGATGTTCATCCTGATGAATATCACAG TGTCGTGCACGGAAGGTTGCCGTATGGTTCAATCCAACCTAACAGCAAACTAAGAAACCTTCTGaacaaaatcaaacagaaaaaaatc ATTTTTACGAATTCAGACAGGAACCATGCGATGAAGGTTCTTGAGAGATTGGGTTTAGAAGATTGTTTCGAAGAGATTATCTGTTTCGAGACAATGAACCCGAATTTATTCGGGGCAACCACCCGACCGGATGAGCATCCCGTCGTTCTCAAGCCTTCGTTGACCGCAATGGATGTTTGCATTCGTGCAGCCAACGTTGATCCTCGCCGGGCG GTGTTTTTGGATGACAATGTCCACAATATTACCGCGGGTAAATCTGTGGGGCTTCGCACAGTcctg GTGGGAAGATCAGAAAAGACTAAAGATGCGGATTACGCGGTGGAGACTGTAACTGAGATAGCTACGGCGGTGCCGGATATTTGGGCGACGGCTACAGCCGGATGTGATGACGGCGGTGAGAGGATCAGCCGCAGCAAGAGTGAGCTGGAAGGTATGGCTTCGATCACAGCCGTCGGTGCTTGA
- the LOC103867843 gene encoding uncharacterized protein LOC103867843, with the protein MIAQEISDELQALFSAAIEATYLTRNIDGIERCVDVLNKLKTKSLSVSDIQRFSKSILRLETLRTHKSPEIREVSQSLFDSWLATLYGQGRGDQSLKPKKKTERDIKDGGSKVTTKTLLPPPRRVATFKNPNSAGETEEMVELFEAAKKAADVANAKGILSGKADASRCVEAISLLMKMNATPKPNEPRRMLERLQVLTKHKDRTICNAASALLQLWRQRIREQETKAASTIDMILCKPRQAHQIRGQGFTRQPTKTRKLVT; encoded by the coding sequence ATGATTGCGCAGGAGATATCTGATGAGTTACAAGCTTTGTTTTCCGCAGCCATCGAAGCCACTTACCTTACACGAAACATAGACGGCATCGAACGCTGTGTCGATGTTCTGAATAAGTTGAAGACTAAGTCTCTCTCCGTCAGCGATATTCAACGATTCTCTAAGTCAATACTTCGGTTGGAGACTCTGAGAACTCATAAAAGCCCTGAGATCCGTGAAGTGTCTCAATCCTTGTTCGATTCGTGGTTGGCCACTCTCTACGGACAAGGAAGAGGAGACCAATCTCTCAAGCCGAAGAAGAAGACGGAACGGGACATCAAAGATGGTGGTAGTAAGGTGACAACCAAAACATTGCTTCCTCCTCCGAGGAGAGTCGCTACtttcaaaaaccctaattccGCGGGGGAAACAGAGGAGATGGTGGAGTTGTTCGAAGCGGCAAAGAAAGCTGCTGACGTGGCCAACGCTAAGGGTATTCTCTCTGGCAAAGCAGACGCGTCTCGCTGCGTTGAGGCTATCTCGTTACTCATGAAGATGAACGCCACTCCGAAACCTAATGAACCAAGGAGGATGCTTGAGAGGCTTCAGGTACTTACAAAGCATAAGGACCGTACGATTTGCAACGCTGCATCAGCCCTTCTTCAACTTTGGAGGCAGAGGATCAGAGAACAAGAAACCAAAGCTGCGTCTACAATCGATATGATTCTTTGCAAACCTCGTCAAGCTCATCAGATACGCGGTCAGGGCTTCACAAGACAACCTACAAAGACGAGGAAACTAGTAACGTGA
- the LOC103867661 gene encoding uncharacterized protein LOC103867661 encodes MASLMMATPFPGSLTQCKKTTNLSLQRAFKVSCMQTPLEELYNVKVERKVSQRRLEELGVTRWSVWKTGKCKLPWDWQVDQLVYIEEGEVRVVPEGSKRFMQFLAGDLVRYPKWLEADLFFNAPYRERYCFKAYGDDD; translated from the coding sequence ATGATGGCCACACCATTCCCAGGTTCTCTCACTCAATGCAAGAAAACAACTAACCTCTCCCTTCAGAGAGCCTTTAAGGTATCATGTATGCAGACACCGTTGGAGGAGCTATACAACGTTAAAGTGGAACGGAAAGTGTCACAGAGACGGTTAGAAGAGCTAGGGGTTACGAGATGGTCAGTTTGGAAGACGGGGAAGTGCAAACTGCCATGGGACTGGCAGGTGGATCAGCTCGTCTACATTGAAGAAGGAGAGGTTCGTGTTGTTCCCGAAGGTAGCAAGAGGTTTATGCAGTTTTTGGCTGGAGATCTTGTTAGGTACCCAAAATGGTTGGAGGCTGATCTTTTCTTCAACGCTCCTTATCGCGAACGGTATTGCTTCAAGGCCTATGGTGATGATGATTGA